The Cohnella abietis genome has a segment encoding these proteins:
- a CDS encoding NAD(P)/FAD-dependent oxidoreductase — MSSIPKIVILGAGYGGVLTSLRLQKELNYNEADVTLVNKHDYHYITTHLHMPAAGTDNPENARVNISKLIDEFKIDFVKSTVVQIRPQDRKVILEDGTLSYDYLIIGLGGEPETFGIPGLGEHAMNIRSINSVRLIREHIEYQFARFKREPHRTDYLTFIVGGAGFTGIEFIGELADRIPELCKQFDVDTSLVKIINIEAAPTALPGFDPELVEYAMDVLQKKGVTFRIGTAIKECTPDGVVVGEGEEIKSQTVIWTGGVRGNRLIEEAGFETMRGRVKVDEFLRAPGHENVYILGDNSLVFNPEGRPYPPTAQMAMQQGVNCAHNLVASIRNQPLKTYTYVSKGTVASLGKGEAIGVAFGKKYKGRFAAWLKKAIDLRYLFIIGGIPLVLRKGKFL; from the coding sequence ATGAGCAGTATTCCGAAGATTGTTATCCTTGGAGCAGGCTATGGCGGTGTGCTAACTTCGCTTCGACTGCAAAAGGAATTAAATTATAACGAAGCGGATGTAACATTAGTCAATAAACATGACTACCATTACATTACAACGCATCTGCACATGCCAGCTGCAGGTACGGACAACCCAGAAAATGCACGGGTTAACATCTCTAAACTGATTGATGAATTCAAAATTGATTTCGTTAAATCAACAGTAGTACAAATTCGTCCTCAAGATCGTAAGGTAATTCTTGAAGATGGTACGCTTTCTTATGATTATCTGATCATTGGCTTAGGCGGCGAGCCTGAAACATTCGGTATTCCCGGACTTGGCGAGCATGCGATGAACATTCGCAGTATTAACTCCGTTCGTTTGATTCGTGAGCACATTGAATATCAATTCGCTCGCTTTAAGCGTGAGCCCCACCGGACAGATTATTTAACCTTTATCGTTGGTGGCGCAGGCTTTACGGGTATTGAGTTTATCGGAGAATTAGCAGATCGTATCCCTGAGCTGTGCAAGCAGTTCGACGTAGATACTTCTCTTGTAAAAATCATCAACATTGAAGCTGCTCCTACAGCATTGCCAGGATTTGATCCTGAGCTTGTTGAATATGCGATGGATGTGTTGCAGAAGAAAGGTGTTACATTCCGTATTGGTACTGCCATTAAAGAATGTACTCCGGACGGTGTAGTTGTTGGAGAAGGCGAAGAAATCAAATCTCAAACTGTCATCTGGACAGGTGGAGTTCGTGGAAATCGTCTGATTGAGGAAGCTGGATTTGAAACAATGAGAGGCCGTGTGAAGGTAGATGAATTCCTACGCGCACCAGGTCACGAGAATGTCTACATCTTGGGAGATAACTCACTCGTGTTTAACCCAGAAGGTCGTCCTTACCCGCCAACAGCCCAAATGGCTATGCAACAAGGCGTAAATTGCGCTCACAACTTGGTTGCTTCAATCCGTAACCAGCCATTGAAAACTTACACTTACGTTAGCAAAGGTACTGTTGCATCCCTTGGTAAAGGCGAAGCAATTGGTGTAGCTTTCGGCAAAAAATATAAAGGTCGGTTCGCTGCTTGGCTTAAGAAAGCCATTGACCTTCGTTATTTGTTCATCATTGGTGGTATTCCACTCGTGCTGCGTAAAGGCAAATTCCTGTAA
- a CDS encoding GtrA family protein, which translates to MLRLSEGMKLAKYALVGGLNTGVDFAVFCALVYGAGLGSLWAQSISYLAGVINSYLLNRYWTFKVKKKQSVGEVVRFILINIVSFSAATLALLGLEHWGTESALAKIVSVVCSLAVNYIGYRLWVFRDVELQGDRAN; encoded by the coding sequence ATGCTCCGATTATCTGAAGGAATGAAATTGGCGAAGTACGCACTCGTTGGTGGGCTTAATACGGGTGTGGATTTCGCTGTTTTCTGTGCGTTGGTATATGGTGCGGGGCTAGGCTCATTATGGGCACAATCGATTTCTTACTTGGCGGGAGTAATCAATAGCTATTTATTAAATCGATATTGGACGTTTAAGGTAAAGAAGAAGCAAAGCGTGGGAGAAGTGGTCAGATTTATCCTTATCAATATCGTTTCCTTCTCCGCAGCGACTTTGGCATTGCTTGGCTTAGAGCATTGGGGAACAGAGTCCGCTCTAGCCAAAATCGTATCCGTAGTTTGTTCACTAGCTGTTAATTACATTGGTTATCGGTTATGGGTGTTTCGTGACGTGGAATTGCAAGGGGATCGGGCTAACTAA
- a CDS encoding YuiB family protein, with translation MSGILGGIMFGVIGSLLCLVLFFGIGFILNMLIKTTWFPLWLFFIVVVPLGIWQLWQSDLNVTENIQSMLVSDMILIVAGAVGAYLSGWAIRALRRGGYKMF, from the coding sequence ATGAGTGGAATACTTGGTGGAATAATGTTCGGTGTAATCGGCTCTTTGCTGTGCTTGGTTCTTTTTTTCGGCATTGGCTTTATATTGAACATGCTAATTAAAACAACATGGTTCCCCTTATGGTTATTCTTTATCGTTGTCGTACCGCTCGGTATATGGCAGCTGTGGCAAAGTGATCTAAATGTCACTGAAAATATTCAATCGATGCTTGTCTCGGACATGATTCTCATTGTGGCTGGTGCTGTTGGTGCTTATTTGAGTGGCTGGGCTATTCGAGCATTACGTCGCGGTGGCTATAAAATGTTCTAA
- a CDS encoding hemoblobin-interacting domain-containing protein: protein MKLVSFVVMAAVVLSTFNFAGSLTVVHAAGTAPALSTVNPVAISNGNKTVTLTFDQPIALSADAPNVPVLIKRSGMGSFVKSDFLGLSVTGDAPTTKLQISFDTPLTGTDNQIRVQAGTVVNADASQANAVITIGNITLGDVTPPTYLSQVISSDGNKVTLTFDEPIFNNPGQPLDAQLYYNDAPIVLAAENPIVVNGNTIVITLAATFSEGSYDLYLSNVQDQSGNLSVNDNKGLYVPIYNYPHAPILSLDEPITFAGSEYHVIGLQFDQQIANNLASDAALKTAITISTDDGSHYSPLGVNDRVYVDNKKNEPSYLIIYVLPGKQRLGTYKVKVASGALKSLSGVAMASDNITPSFTLDDATLPMLVDATAVNTSDNGIIVTTVTLNFSKVIRDDTGGSLKDWIMLNRSTSNPSYDSLGALDTAELDTTGLKLIITLYNPLKGNQNQIFILGGAFKYDDIFLPGMITNPLSVAPTADTAPPQLKSYAIDNQNHDITFVFDENIINATTDATTLKEAVNLVSGYNIEPDNAHPFAALGTNDTVTISGNKLVIHLASALTELSNYVRIAGSTLKDASGNVVANDIITEEIQPKDFLAPKLINATSDNKLIASKYVYALEMEFDKNLIDNTIDAHGISHLKEKFSYSIDQGNTYLPLGPDDSVVAAGGNIIGVSIHTPLSGWVFFKLDAGAIKDDNGNVLNSSVTLRQLAPVIILSTNLYSNVPSELNFLDNPDWTNKIQKIEVAQVINTPEKEYPILTTLTEADYTITSGKISVKKGIFKNNNDYRITIFSLGYEEQYFESRAIVSTEAYYIAPIVVERTNGITAKVSILNTGTDEKSATVIFQLKKGDTAVSYVPMSLSNFNSGTYTVNFNVLDPGNPDYKVYAYVVSDYSNDPANVGINLSTEKSQLEFELWFLTRY, encoded by the coding sequence ATGAAACTGGTTTCATTCGTTGTAATGGCAGCTGTCGTGTTATCCACTTTTAATTTTGCGGGTTCACTCACTGTCGTTCATGCAGCAGGTACGGCTCCAGCGCTGTCCACTGTCAATCCTGTGGCTATAAGCAACGGCAACAAGACCGTTACGCTGACATTTGATCAGCCTATCGCATTATCAGCAGATGCACCAAATGTACCTGTCCTAATCAAACGGTCGGGTATGGGTTCATTTGTGAAGTCAGATTTCTTAGGTTTGAGTGTTACTGGCGATGCCCCTACTACGAAGTTGCAAATTTCGTTCGACACGCCGCTGACCGGAACAGATAATCAAATTAGAGTGCAGGCGGGTACAGTGGTAAATGCGGATGCCTCCCAAGCTAATGCGGTGATCACAATTGGCAATATCACATTAGGTGACGTAACGCCGCCTACGTATTTGAGCCAAGTGATTAGTTCGGACGGCAACAAGGTGACATTAACGTTTGACGAGCCTATTTTTAACAATCCGGGTCAACCATTGGATGCTCAACTTTACTACAACGATGCTCCAATCGTTTTAGCAGCTGAAAATCCTATTGTCGTTAATGGCAACACGATCGTAATCACCTTAGCCGCCACTTTTTCTGAAGGAAGCTATGATCTCTATCTCTCAAACGTCCAGGATCAATCTGGAAACTTATCGGTTAATGATAATAAGGGTCTTTATGTTCCGATCTATAACTATCCCCATGCTCCGATATTATCTCTTGATGAACCCATAACCTTTGCAGGTTCCGAATATCATGTTATTGGATTACAATTTGACCAACAGATCGCGAACAATCTAGCTAGCGATGCCGCATTGAAAACAGCGATTACGATCTCAACAGATGACGGCAGCCATTATAGTCCGTTGGGTGTCAATGATAGGGTATACGTCGATAATAAAAAGAATGAACCTTCATACCTCATCATATACGTTCTTCCTGGTAAGCAGAGGCTGGGAACGTATAAAGTGAAAGTAGCTTCAGGCGCCCTCAAAAGTTTAAGTGGCGTTGCAATGGCTTCGGATAATATAACTCCTTCGTTCACATTAGACGACGCAACTCTGCCGATGCTGGTAGACGCAACTGCTGTTAACACTAGCGATAACGGCATAATCGTAACAACTGTGACGTTGAACTTTAGCAAAGTCATTCGTGACGATACAGGTGGGTCATTAAAGGATTGGATTATGCTAAACAGAAGCACTAGTAATCCGAGCTATGACTCGCTGGGTGCTTTAGATACAGCTGAATTAGACACAACAGGGTTAAAGCTCATAATCACACTGTATAATCCGCTTAAAGGTAACCAGAACCAGATATTTATTCTTGGAGGCGCTTTTAAGTATGACGACATCTTTTTGCCTGGAATGATAACCAATCCCCTTTCCGTAGCCCCCACGGCTGACACTGCTCCGCCACAATTGAAAAGCTATGCTATCGATAATCAGAACCACGATATCACCTTTGTTTTTGATGAAAATATTATTAATGCTACAACGGATGCTACGACGTTAAAAGAAGCAGTCAACTTAGTGTCTGGCTACAATATTGAGCCTGATAACGCTCATCCATTTGCTGCATTAGGCACCAACGATACAGTAACGATTAGCGGCAATAAGCTCGTCATTCACTTGGCCTCGGCGTTAACGGAATTGAGCAACTATGTCCGTATTGCCGGAAGTACGCTCAAAGATGCGAGCGGTAATGTGGTCGCTAATGACATTATTACGGAAGAAATTCAACCGAAAGATTTTCTCGCACCTAAGTTAATTAACGCTACATCTGATAACAAATTGATTGCATCTAAGTATGTTTATGCTTTAGAAATGGAATTCGATAAAAATCTTATAGATAATACAATAGATGCACATGGTATATCCCATCTTAAGGAAAAGTTTTCCTATTCAATCGACCAAGGGAATACGTACTTGCCATTAGGCCCAGATGATTCAGTAGTAGCAGCAGGTGGCAATATAATTGGCGTTTCGATTCACACTCCGCTTAGCGGGTGGGTGTTCTTTAAGCTAGATGCAGGCGCCATAAAAGATGACAACGGCAATGTACTGAACTCGTCTGTTACGCTAAGGCAGCTAGCGCCGGTTATCATTCTTTCAACCAATCTTTATAGCAATGTGCCGAGCGAATTGAATTTTTTGGACAATCCGGATTGGACAAACAAAATTCAGAAGATCGAAGTTGCTCAAGTGATTAACACTCCCGAGAAAGAATATCCAATATTAACCACGTTGACCGAGGCAGACTATACCATTACTTCAGGAAAAATATCGGTCAAAAAAGGAATTTTTAAAAATAACAACGATTACAGAATTACCATTTTCTCCCTTGGGTATGAAGAACAATATTTCGAAAGCAGAGCGATCGTGTCTACAGAAGCGTATTACATCGCTCCGATTGTTGTAGAGAGAACGAATGGCATTACAGCAAAAGTATCGATATTAAACACCGGTACGGACGAAAAATCTGCGACTGTCATCTTCCAACTGAAAAAAGGTGATACCGCTGTGAGCTACGTTCCTATGAGCTTATCAAATTTTAATAGTGGCACATACACCGTCAATTTTAATGTTCTGGACCCTGGCAATCCCGATTACAAAGTGTATGCCTATGTCGTGAGCGATTATAGTAATGATCCCGCGAACGTCGGAATCAATCTGTCAACTGAAAAGTCGCAATTGGAATTTGAATTATGGTTTTTGACTAGATATTAA
- a CDS encoding MFS transporter, whose translation MSIFTSNNEQNAEQAVDKHALIFGLISVFLCGIGFSIIAPVVPFLVQPYISNPGNQAIVVTLLTSVYAFCVFFAAPIIGALSDRYGRRPLLLVCLLGSAIGYFVFGIGGALWILFAGRIIEGVTGGSIGTIFAYFADIIPPEQRTKYFGWVSAVVGVGSVIGPTLGGVLAKFGYAVPMYFGAVITLLNVVYGYFFMPESLAKNNRLKKITFIRLNPFSQLANLLSMKNLNRLLISAFLLWIPNGSLQSVFSQFTMDTFNWKPVLIGLMFSIMGVQDIISQGFIMPKLLKKFNDKQISILGMVSEIIGYSFIALSALFSFYPLLIAGMFIFGFGDSIFGPSFNGMLSKSVDSSEQGRVQGGSQSIQALARMIGPIIGGQIYVSLGHAAPAFMGMILIAVAIPVLYKRTHVSM comes from the coding sequence ATGTCCATATTTACATCTAACAATGAACAGAATGCAGAACAAGCCGTAGATAAGCACGCGTTAATATTCGGTCTTATCTCTGTGTTTCTTTGCGGAATAGGCTTCAGTATTATAGCACCTGTCGTCCCATTCTTAGTGCAGCCTTATATAAGCAATCCGGGAAATCAAGCTATTGTTGTAACGCTGCTAACCTCTGTTTATGCATTCTGTGTGTTTTTTGCGGCTCCCATAATTGGAGCTTTGAGCGACAGATATGGCCGTCGTCCATTGCTCTTAGTATGCCTTTTGGGTTCCGCGATCGGTTATTTCGTTTTTGGGATAGGTGGAGCTCTGTGGATACTATTTGCTGGGCGTATCATAGAGGGGGTAACAGGAGGTAGTATAGGTACGATCTTCGCCTATTTTGCAGACATCATTCCTCCAGAACAGAGAACCAAATACTTTGGATGGGTGAGTGCGGTTGTAGGTGTAGGCAGTGTCATTGGTCCAACGCTAGGCGGAGTACTCGCCAAGTTTGGTTATGCTGTACCTATGTATTTTGGGGCAGTCATAACGTTATTGAATGTTGTCTATGGATATTTCTTTATGCCTGAGAGCCTTGCTAAGAATAATAGATTGAAAAAGATTACCTTTATTAGACTGAATCCATTTTCGCAGCTTGCAAACCTACTTTCTATGAAAAACCTAAACAGGCTACTTATCTCAGCATTTTTACTTTGGATACCGAACGGATCTTTACAGTCCGTTTTTTCACAATTTACAATGGACACTTTCAATTGGAAGCCAGTATTAATTGGACTTATGTTTTCAATTATGGGCGTCCAAGACATCATTTCACAAGGTTTCATAATGCCGAAGCTTTTGAAAAAATTTAATGATAAGCAGATCTCAATTCTAGGAATGGTTTCAGAGATTATAGGCTACAGCTTTATTGCTCTATCTGCTTTGTTCTCATTCTATCCTCTTCTTATCGCTGGAATGTTTATATTTGGTTTTGGGGATTCAATCTTTGGGCCTTCATTTAATGGGATGCTCTCCAAGTCAGTCGATTCTAGTGAACAAGGAAGGGTTCAAGGAGGGAGCCAATCTATTCAGGCTTTAGCAAGAATGATTGGGCCTATTATTGGAGGTCAAATCTATGTATCACTTGGTCATGCCGCACCTGCTTTTATGGGCATGATTCTTATAGCAGTGGCAATACCAGTTTTATATAAGAGAACGCATGTAAGTATGTAA
- the hemQ gene encoding hydrogen peroxide-dependent heme synthase, with protein MSEAAQTLDGWFVLHDLRSIDWQAWNDATPAEKNTALNDLLRLVADWQAVEERKEGSLALYSIVGQKADLIFMHLRETLEELNAIENDFNRSAFARFTRKEYSYVSVVELSNYMTPPGVDPLQVPEIVARLKPTLPKSNHICFYPMNKKRDLEDNWYMLPMEERKTLMRSHGMIGRGYAGKVKQVISGSVGFDDWEWGVTLFADDALQFKKLVYEMRFDEVSARYGEFGAFYVGNLLTRTTLARLLQGE; from the coding sequence ATGAGCGAGGCGGCACAAACATTAGATGGTTGGTTTGTATTGCATGATTTGCGCAGTATCGATTGGCAAGCTTGGAATGATGCAACTCCAGCGGAGAAAAATACCGCTTTGAATGATTTACTCAGACTAGTCGCAGATTGGCAAGCGGTTGAAGAACGTAAAGAGGGAAGCTTAGCTTTGTATTCCATTGTGGGGCAGAAGGCTGATCTTATATTTATGCATCTTCGGGAAACCTTGGAGGAGTTGAACGCGATTGAGAATGACTTTAATCGCTCTGCGTTCGCACGCTTCACCCGTAAAGAATATTCCTATGTAAGTGTCGTAGAGCTCAGTAATTATATGACGCCTCCTGGAGTTGATCCATTGCAGGTACCGGAAATCGTCGCTCGGTTAAAGCCAACACTTCCTAAAAGCAATCATATATGCTTCTATCCAATGAACAAGAAGCGTGATTTAGAGGATAACTGGTATATGCTTCCGATGGAAGAACGCAAAACATTGATGAGAAGCCATGGCATGATCGGTCGTGGATATGCGGGTAAAGTAAAACAGGTTATTTCCGGCTCGGTAGGGTTTGATGACTGGGAGTGGGGCGTCACTTTGTTCGCAGACGATGCGTTGCAGTTCAAGAAGCTCGTTTATGAAATGCGTTTCGATGAAGTAAGCGCACGTTATGGTGAGTTCGGTGCATTTTACGTGGGCAACCTGTTAACTAGAACTACACTTGCTCGTTTACTTCAAGGGGAGTAG
- a CDS encoding MarR family transcriptional regulator — protein sequence MNKEDQVMMGFRELYNKLVWINKDKMEDSLKGHKSSEVHCIEYIEKNVDSNVTKLAESFYMTRGAISKMTKKLMEKGLIESYQKSDNKKEIYFRLTEQGKKIYKIHEDLHKEFQERDKPIFEQVTEEQFDSILIFVEKYSRHLDAEIKKQGLDMKSEKMLFE from the coding sequence ATGAACAAAGAAGATCAGGTCATGATGGGTTTCAGGGAATTATATAATAAGTTAGTTTGGATTAACAAAGATAAGATGGAAGATAGTCTTAAAGGTCATAAGTCTTCTGAAGTACATTGCATCGAATACATTGAAAAAAATGTAGATTCCAACGTGACAAAGCTTGCGGAGTCCTTTTATATGACACGTGGTGCTATAAGCAAAATGACTAAGAAGCTCATGGAAAAAGGCCTCATTGAAAGCTACCAGAAGTCGGATAACAAGAAAGAAATCTATTTTAGGCTTACTGAGCAAGGGAAAAAAATTTATAAAATCCATGAGGATCTACACAAAGAGTTTCAAGAGCGGGATAAACCCATATTTGAGCAGGTAACCGAGGAACAATTCGACAGTATTCTTATTTTTGTGGAAAAGTATAGTAGGCATTTGGATGCAGAAATAAAAAAACAAGGTCTAGATATGAAGTCGGAAAAAATGTTATTTGAATAA
- a CDS encoding S-layer homology domain-containing protein, which translates to MKLNKLSLVLLFAICLTIVPLTANAAESVTITGTTTHHPGDSITISGESEFSQVIIKVLRPSNSNVLFFDVAKVTAGKYSSTFTLGSSEPAGIYTVVAGQSSTVATTTFTVTANEKVDPGGSFGGGGPITGTVTPPAVTRSGAIFVDTSKNVTKEVKAADGTVTTTVSQDAGTLAAAFKQLADQTGSDKATVVVIKIDNKAGPVKVDLPASTLKDASIRTPNALLSIETNSGSYSFPLSIFDFDSISKKMGVSINDLIVHFEISPVSSDINALIQASAEKEGGKQLGSAVSFTITVGSNGNNVELNDFGATYVARTILLPQAVDLKHSTGVLYDPLTGKLSFVPSVFGAPNANGTVEARLMRNGNSIYSAVTMNKSFDDISKHWARADIELLANKLIVKGVSDTKFAPESSVTRAEFATMLVHALGLTSDAASATFKDIKSSDWFAGSVGAAVKANLVTGFSDNSFKPNANITREQMAVMVSKAISAAGKTAPASAASNDALAKFNDKASISSWAQAAVSQSVEAKIITGATEKTFVPSANASRAQAVTMMKRLLQYVNFIN; encoded by the coding sequence ATGAAGCTGAATAAGCTTAGTTTAGTTTTACTGTTTGCCATATGCTTGACGATTGTACCCCTAACGGCTAATGCCGCCGAATCTGTAACAATCACGGGAACAACAACCCATCATCCCGGCGATTCCATTACAATTTCGGGCGAATCGGAATTTTCCCAAGTCATCATTAAGGTGCTTCGTCCCAGCAATAGCAATGTGTTGTTCTTCGATGTAGCTAAGGTGACTGCCGGAAAATATTCCAGTACGTTTACACTTGGTAGCAGTGAGCCAGCAGGAATCTATACTGTTGTAGCAGGACAATCGAGCACCGTCGCTACTACGACTTTTACAGTCACGGCAAATGAAAAGGTCGATCCTGGTGGCAGCTTTGGCGGTGGAGGCCCTATTACTGGAACGGTAACGCCTCCGGCGGTAACGAGGTCGGGTGCTATCTTTGTTGATACCAGCAAAAATGTGACCAAGGAAGTGAAGGCAGCTGACGGAACGGTTACAACGACCGTTTCGCAGGACGCTGGAACGCTTGCAGCAGCATTCAAGCAACTAGCCGATCAGACGGGCAGTGACAAAGCCACAGTGGTCGTTATCAAAATTGACAACAAGGCAGGCCCCGTCAAAGTTGATTTGCCAGCTTCCACACTTAAGGATGCAAGCATTAGAACGCCGAATGCGCTCCTTTCCATCGAGACGAACAGTGGTAGCTATTCGTTCCCGCTAAGTATTTTCGACTTTGATTCGATTTCCAAAAAAATGGGTGTAAGCATCAATGACCTCATTGTCCATTTTGAAATTTCACCCGTGTCTTCTGATATCAATGCGCTAATTCAAGCAAGTGCGGAGAAAGAGGGAGGCAAGCAGTTAGGTAGTGCTGTTTCTTTTACGATAACAGTCGGCAGCAATGGAAATAATGTCGAATTGAATGACTTCGGAGCGACCTATGTAGCTAGGACGATCCTTCTGCCACAGGCTGTGGATTTGAAGCATAGTACAGGTGTACTTTATGATCCCCTGACAGGCAAACTCTCATTTGTACCGTCCGTATTCGGTGCTCCGAATGCGAACGGCACGGTTGAAGCCCGCTTAATGAGAAACGGAAACAGTATTTACAGCGCTGTTACGATGAACAAGTCATTCGATGATATCAGCAAGCATTGGGCTAGAGCAGATATCGAGCTTTTGGCTAACAAATTAATTGTCAAAGGTGTTTCGGATACTAAATTTGCTCCAGAAAGCAGTGTTACCCGCGCTGAATTTGCGACTATGTTGGTTCATGCATTAGGTTTAACCTCTGATGCAGCTTCAGCAACCTTCAAAGACATAAAATCAAGCGATTGGTTTGCAGGCTCTGTAGGCGCTGCTGTTAAAGCTAACCTAGTTACTGGCTTTAGTGACAACAGCTTCAAACCGAATGCTAACATTACGAGAGAGCAAATGGCGGTTATGGTTTCAAAAGCTATCAGCGCAGCTGGTAAGACAGCCCCTGCATCTGCTGCATCAAACGATGCCTTGGCTAAATTCAATGACAAAGCCTCTATCAGCAGTTGGGCGCAAGCGGCAGTCTCACAATCTGTTGAAGCAAAAATCATTACCGGCGCAACAGAAAAGACCTTTGTGCCATCTGCTAATGCAAGCCGTGCTCAAGCAGTTACGATGATGAAGCGATTGCTGCAATATGTAAATTTCATTAATTAG
- the aspA gene encoding aspartate ammonia-lyase, giving the protein MSGRIEKDSLGSKEVPATAYYGIQTLRAIENFPITGVPVHPGLVIALAHVKKAAVQANMELRRLPHQIGQAIVQAAEEVAQGQWIDQFIVDSIQGGAGTSINMNMNEVLANRALEIMGHDKGDYFNCSPNNHVNMSQSTNDAIPTALRIAAHLLTDQLLVTMREVQTGFKNKQVEFDDVIKMGRTHLQDAVPIRMGQEFGAYAKVLERDIGRISRAAEGLLSVNMGATAVGTGLNATVEYIHLVVDHMARDLQIPIHSAEDLVDATQNTDAYTELSASLKVCAVNLSKICNDIRMMASGPHVGLNEIKLPSRQPGSSIMPGKVNPVMAEVVNQVAFQVIGNDHTICMASEAGQFELNVMGPVIAFNLLQSLQVMQRALDVFNRFALEGMEANRVRCQEYVNRSFGIVTALNPHLGYDVAAQLVKEAMATGMTIKELILEKGLLTPEEMDEILDPVQMTTPGIAGERLLKDQP; this is encoded by the coding sequence TTGTCCGGACGCATCGAGAAGGATTCATTGGGGAGCAAAGAAGTGCCGGCTACGGCTTATTACGGAATTCAGACTCTTAGAGCCATCGAGAATTTTCCGATCACGGGTGTACCCGTACATCCCGGGCTCGTCATTGCCCTAGCACATGTCAAGAAAGCCGCAGTTCAAGCTAATATGGAGCTGAGGAGACTGCCGCATCAAATTGGACAAGCAATTGTACAAGCGGCCGAGGAAGTGGCACAGGGACAATGGATTGATCAATTTATTGTCGATTCCATTCAAGGCGGAGCAGGAACGTCCATTAACATGAATATGAACGAAGTACTCGCGAATCGGGCTTTGGAAATTATGGGGCATGACAAAGGTGATTATTTCAACTGTAGTCCAAACAATCACGTCAACATGTCACAATCCACCAACGATGCAATACCGACAGCGTTAAGAATAGCAGCACATTTGTTAACGGATCAGCTACTTGTCACAATGCGAGAAGTGCAAACAGGCTTCAAGAACAAACAAGTGGAGTTTGATGATGTAATCAAAATGGGGAGAACGCATCTGCAAGATGCTGTTCCCATCAGAATGGGGCAGGAATTTGGTGCATACGCCAAAGTATTGGAGCGTGATATTGGCCGAATTTCCCGTGCAGCCGAAGGCTTGCTCTCTGTAAACATGGGAGCAACAGCGGTAGGAACCGGATTAAATGCTACAGTTGAATATATTCATCTAGTTGTCGATCACATGGCCAGGGATCTCCAAATTCCGATTCATTCTGCGGAGGATTTGGTTGACGCTACCCAGAATACGGATGCTTATACGGAGCTATCTGCATCTCTTAAGGTATGTGCTGTCAATTTATCAAAAATCTGCAACGATATTCGGATGATGGCTTCTGGTCCTCATGTAGGGCTTAATGAAATCAAGTTACCTTCAAGACAGCCAGGCTCATCGATTATGCCAGGTAAGGTTAACCCCGTTATGGCAGAGGTTGTGAACCAGGTTGCTTTTCAGGTGATTGGCAATGATCATACGATTTGTATGGCCTCGGAAGCGGGTCAGTTCGAGCTAAATGTGATGGGTCCGGTTATCGCCTTTAATTTATTGCAATCACTTCAGGTGATGCAGCGTGCACTAGATGTCTTTAATCGGTTTGCCCTGGAAGGGATGGAGGCCAATCGGGTTAGATGCCAAGAGTACGTTAATCGGAGCTTTGGAATTGTAACTGCCTTGAATCCCCACCTTGGGTATGATGTTGCTGCTCAGCTTGTGAAAGAGGCGATGGCAACAGGAATGACTATTAAGGAGCTTATATTGGAAAAGGGTCTGTTAACACCGGAGGAAATGGATGAAATCCTCGATCCCGTGCAAATGACTACTCCCGGTATTGCTGGAGAAAGACTACTAAAGGATCAGCCCTGA